A genome region from Kaistia algarum includes the following:
- a CDS encoding ABC transporter substrate-binding protein, with protein MKTYMMALGGAGLLLSVSASAALAAEMEKPTVPPDPPKFAAQGQIDYVGRGDILEFKALPAYHEPDWVTKNFVDTGKLPPVKDRLPKEPMVYKTGNMVDGVGVYGDTMRHVIGGRPEGWNYIGGQSQGWGGIDIGMSECLTRTGPLFEIKAEELEPLPNLAKSWEWSADGHQLTMHLVEGAKWSDGVPFTSADLMFYWNDNVNDPNVTPLNGAKAGTFGEGTTLEAKDDYTVVWTFKQPFAKNFLYQMAYGTFCPGPAHILKPQHPKYSKNTYDQYKNAFPPEYMNIPVMGAWVPVEYRADDIIVLRRNPYYWKVDEAGNQLPYLNEMHYKLSTWADRDVQAVAGSGDFANLEQPESFVEALKRSASPDAPARLEFGPRLIGYSLYPNFSANGWGEPDERGQAVRELNRNEHFRKAITEAIDRQRLGESLVKGPFTTIYPGGIYSGTAYYDKASTAYYPYDIASAKAELEAAGLKDTDGDGIVNFPAGTAGGKNVEVTLLVNGDYQTDKSLGDGLVAMMEPLGIRVILNTVDGKQRDALQQAGKFDWMVYRNQEELSSVVQKTVNLAPVGPKTSWFHRSGKDDKLDLLPFEQQLVDVVNKFIATSDSKEQLDLMKQYQKIYTDNVYGIGLTQFPGALIINKRFANIPKGTPINLFNWAEDSIIRERVFVPTDKQGNYELHAQTLPGAPGSAGPVN; from the coding sequence ATGAAAACCTACATGATGGCCCTCGGAGGAGCAGGCCTGCTCCTCAGCGTATCCGCCAGCGCGGCGCTCGCCGCGGAGATGGAAAAGCCCACCGTGCCGCCCGATCCGCCGAAATTCGCGGCGCAAGGACAGATTGACTATGTCGGGCGCGGCGACATTCTCGAATTCAAGGCGCTGCCCGCCTATCACGAGCCCGACTGGGTGACGAAGAACTTCGTCGATACCGGCAAGCTGCCGCCCGTCAAGGATCGCCTGCCCAAGGAGCCGATGGTCTACAAGACCGGCAACATGGTCGACGGCGTCGGTGTCTATGGCGACACGATGCGCCATGTCATCGGCGGCCGGCCGGAAGGCTGGAATTACATCGGCGGCCAGTCGCAGGGCTGGGGCGGCATCGATATCGGCATGTCCGAATGCCTGACGCGCACCGGACCTCTGTTCGAGATCAAGGCCGAAGAACTAGAGCCGCTGCCGAACCTTGCCAAGAGCTGGGAATGGTCGGCCGACGGCCACCAATTGACCATGCATCTCGTCGAAGGCGCCAAATGGTCGGACGGCGTTCCGTTCACCTCGGCCGATCTGATGTTCTACTGGAACGACAACGTCAACGACCCGAACGTCACGCCGCTGAACGGTGCCAAGGCGGGCACGTTCGGCGAGGGAACGACGCTCGAGGCCAAGGACGACTACACCGTCGTCTGGACGTTCAAGCAGCCCTTCGCCAAGAACTTCCTCTACCAGATGGCCTATGGCACCTTCTGCCCCGGCCCGGCGCATATTCTGAAGCCGCAGCATCCGAAATATTCGAAGAACACCTACGACCAGTACAAGAACGCCTTCCCGCCGGAATATATGAACATCCCGGTCATGGGCGCCTGGGTGCCGGTCGAGTATCGGGCCGACGACATCATCGTCCTGCGCCGCAATCCCTACTACTGGAAGGTCGACGAGGCCGGCAACCAGCTCCCCTACCTGAATGAGATGCACTACAAGCTCTCGACCTGGGCGGATCGCGATGTGCAGGCGGTGGCGGGATCGGGCGATTTCGCCAATCTCGAACAGCCGGAAAGCTTCGTCGAGGCGCTGAAGCGTTCGGCCAGCCCCGATGCCCCGGCGCGTCTTGAGTTCGGCCCGCGTCTTATCGGCTATTCGCTCTATCCCAACTTCTCGGCCAATGGCTGGGGCGAGCCGGACGAGCGCGGGCAGGCGGTGCGCGAACTCAATCGCAACGAGCACTTCCGCAAGGCGATCACCGAGGCGATCGACCGCCAGCGGCTGGGCGAATCCCTGGTCAAGGGACCGTTCACGACGATCTATCCCGGCGGCATCTATTCCGGCACGGCCTATTACGACAAGGCGTCGACGGCCTATTATCCGTACGACATCGCCAGCGCCAAGGCGGAGCTTGAGGCGGCCGGGCTGAAGGACACCGACGGCGACGGCATCGTCAACTTCCCGGCCGGCACGGCCGGCGGCAAGAATGTCGAGGTCACGCTGCTGGTCAATGGCGACTACCAGACCGACAAGAGCCTTGGCGACGGGCTTGTCGCGATGATGGAGCCGCTCGGCATCCGCGTCATCCTGAACACCGTCGACGGCAAGCAGCGCGATGCGCTGCAGCAAGCCGGCAAGTTCGACTGGATGGTCTACCGCAACCAGGAAGAGCTTTCCTCGGTCGTACAGAAGACGGTCAACCTTGCGCCCGTCGGGCCGAAGACCAGCTGGTTCCATCGCTCTGGCAAAGACGACAAGCTTGATCTGCTGCCGTTTGAGCAACAGCTCGTCGATGTCGTCAACAAATTCATCGCCACGAGCGACAGCAAGGAGCAGCTGGATCTGATGAAGCAGTACCAGAAGATCTACACAGACAATGTCTACGGCATCGGTCTGACGCAGTTCCCTGGCGCGCTCATCATCAATAAGCGCTTCGCCAATATTCCGAAGGGGACGCCGATCAACCTCTTCAACTGGGCGGAGGACAGCATCATCCGCGAGCGGGTGTTTGTCCCGACCGACAAGCAGGGCAATTACGAGCTGCATGCGCAGACATTGCCCGGCGCGCCCGGCTCTGCCGGCCCGGTGAACTAA
- the melA gene encoding alpha-glucosidase/alpha-galactosidase yields the protein MSGLKIAIIGAGSVGFTKKLFTDIVCVPELRDAEFALTDVSEHNLSMVRQILDRIVEANGLPTRITATTERRRALEGANYVISCVRVGGLEAYADDIRIPLKYGVDQCVGDTICAGGILYGQRNIPVILDFCKDIREVAAPGAKFLNYANPMAMNTWAAIEYGKVDTIGLCHGVQHGGEQIAAVLGAGPGELDFICSGINHQTWFIDVRLKGRKVGKDELVAAFEAHPVYSQQEKVRIDVLKRFGVYSTESNGHLSEYLPWYRKRPDEIERWIDMSDWIHGETGGYLRYSTESRNWFETDFPRFLEEAGKPFDATKRSSEHASHIIEALETGRVYRGHFNVKNDGVITNLPADAIIESPGFVDRFGLNMAAGITLPEACAATCISSINVQRMSVHAAIDGDLDLLKLAVLHDPLVGAICSPDEVWQMVDEMVVAQARWLPQYAHAIDGARSRLAEGKVKTREWRGAARRDVRSVDVVRAETAKKRELELDVAARPSL from the coding sequence ATGTCCGGATTGAAGATCGCCATCATCGGCGCGGGAAGCGTCGGGTTCACCAAGAAGCTATTTACCGACATCGTCTGCGTGCCTGAGCTGCGCGATGCCGAGTTCGCTCTCACCGACGTCAGCGAGCACAACCTCTCGATGGTCCGGCAGATCCTCGATCGCATCGTCGAGGCCAACGGCCTGCCGACGCGGATCACCGCGACGACGGAGCGGCGGCGCGCGCTGGAAGGCGCGAATTATGTCATCTCCTGCGTGCGGGTGGGCGGACTGGAGGCCTATGCCGACGACATCCGCATCCCGCTGAAATACGGCGTCGACCAGTGCGTCGGCGACACGATCTGCGCCGGCGGCATCCTCTATGGTCAGCGCAACATCCCGGTCATCCTCGATTTCTGCAAGGACATCCGCGAGGTCGCCGCGCCGGGTGCCAAGTTCCTGAACTATGCCAACCCGATGGCGATGAACACCTGGGCGGCTATCGAATATGGCAAGGTCGACACGATCGGCCTCTGCCATGGCGTGCAGCATGGCGGCGAGCAGATCGCGGCGGTGCTGGGTGCCGGCCCCGGCGAGCTCGATTTCATCTGCTCGGGCATCAACCACCAGACATGGTTCATCGATGTGCGGCTGAAGGGCCGCAAGGTTGGCAAGGATGAGCTGGTTGCCGCCTTCGAGGCCCATCCCGTCTATTCGCAACAGGAGAAGGTGCGCATCGACGTGTTGAAGCGCTTCGGCGTCTATTCGACCGAGTCGAACGGCCATCTCTCGGAATATCTGCCCTGGTATCGCAAGCGTCCCGACGAGATCGAGCGCTGGATCGACATGTCGGACTGGATCCATGGCGAGACGGGCGGCTACCTGCGCTACTCAACGGAATCGCGTAACTGGTTCGAGACGGATTTCCCGCGCTTCCTGGAGGAAGCCGGCAAGCCGTTCGACGCCACCAAGCGCTCCAGCGAGCATGCCAGCCATATTATCGAGGCACTGGAGACGGGCCGGGTCTATCGCGGCCATTTCAACGTCAAGAATGACGGTGTCATCACCAATCTGCCGGCCGACGCGATCATCGAGTCGCCCGGCTTCGTCGATCGCTTCGGCCTCAACATGGCGGCCGGCATCACGTTGCCGGAGGCCTGCGCGGCGACGTGCATTTCGTCGATCAACGTCCAGCGCATGTCGGTTCACGCCGCGATCGACGGCGATCTCGACCTCCTGAAGCTGGCCGTGCTGCATGATCCGCTGGTTGGCGCCATCTGCTCGCCGGACGAGGTCTGGCAGATGGTCGACGAGATGGTCGTCGCCCAGGCGCGCTGGCTGCCGCAATACGCTCACGCCATCGACGGCGCCAGGAGCCGCCTCGCCGAGGGCAAGGTGAAGACACGCGAGTGGCGCGGCGCGGCGCGGCGCGATGTGCGCTCGGTCGATGTTGTTCGGGCCGAGACGGCGAAGAAGCGAGAGCTTGAATTGGACGTGGCGGCACGGCCGTCGCTCTAG
- a CDS encoding helix-turn-helix transcriptional regulator, translating to MGNSVLERLAGYASVMKTLSLPRGRHRLHAMPTSSGYEISTDSYDWDGLKRGQTAFTVLQHTVAGAGHLRYERRRYRVKPGETMLVIVPHNHRYWVEAGGRWEYFWISMYGQEALRIHRTILAATGPVLRLRPETIERLARCTLRYIEGEGETPGAASAIAYEAAMALFDDVFGSHPATEGDETIHRRIVQHILANLDKPLNVSDLADFAGFSRAHFTRMFTENEGVPPAEFVAQERMRRAATLLASDAAISVKDAATLVGFDDPNYFAKAFRRIYGTSPTEFRTTGMYASTKPEPGLG from the coding sequence ATGGGTAATTCTGTGCTGGAGAGGCTGGCTGGCTATGCCTCTGTAATGAAAACACTTTCTCTGCCGCGTGGGCGTCATCGGCTGCACGCCATGCCGACCAGCAGCGGCTATGAGATCAGCACGGACTCCTATGACTGGGACGGATTGAAGCGCGGCCAGACGGCCTTCACCGTGCTCCAGCACACCGTCGCCGGGGCCGGACACCTGCGCTACGAACGGCGGCGATACCGGGTGAAACCAGGCGAGACCATGCTCGTCATCGTTCCGCACAATCACCGCTACTGGGTCGAGGCCGGCGGACGCTGGGAGTATTTCTGGATCTCGATGTACGGCCAGGAGGCGCTGCGCATCCACCGCACTATCCTCGCCGCCACGGGACCGGTCCTGCGCCTGCGGCCCGAGACCATCGAGCGGCTCGCCCGCTGCACGCTGCGATATATAGAGGGCGAAGGCGAGACACCGGGTGCCGCCTCGGCGATTGCCTATGAGGCAGCGATGGCGCTCTTCGACGACGTCTTCGGTTCGCACCCCGCGACGGAGGGCGACGAGACGATCCATCGCCGCATCGTCCAGCACATCCTCGCCAATCTCGACAAGCCGCTGAACGTCTCCGACCTTGCCGATTTCGCCGGTTTCAGCCGCGCCCATTTCACGCGCATGTTCACCGAGAACGAGGGAGTCCCGCCGGCCGAATTCGTCGCGCAGGAGCGGATGCGCCGGGCGGCGACGCTGCTGGCCAGTGACGCCGCGATCTCCGTCAAGGACGCGGCGACTCTCGTCGGCTTCGACGATCCCAACTATTTCGCCAAAGCCTTCCGCCGGATCTACGGTACCAGCCCGACCGAGTTCCGGACCACCGGCATGTATGCCTCGACCAAGCCGGAACCGGGTCTGGGTTGA
- the atzF gene encoding allophanate hydrolase, whose amino-acid sequence MLPTILDIATLQAGYRSGAFSPLDVAEAVIARLAAWPDTAVWINRFSDGAIRDAARALMESGRPDEAKPLWGIPFAVKDNVDCAGLPTTAACPAFAYDVDEDAYVVARLKAAGALLIGKTNLDQFATGLNGTRSPYGAPRSVFDDRYISGGSSSGSAVAVASGQVAFALGTDTAGSGRIPAAFNNLVGVKPTRGLLSTFGLVPACRSLDCITVLATTVGDADLVRRVAEGFDPADPYSRPMQPAPLPASFRFGVLAGTEREFFGDTDVERLYDQAIRRLEDLGGTAVAIDYAPFRECALLLYGGPWVAERLAAIESFVGEHADDMDPTVRGIVEGARKYSAVDAFRGQYELEELRQRTDREWAKMDVMLLPTAPTIYTVDAMRADPVTLNSNLGRYTNFVNLLDCSAIAVPAGFREDGMPGGVTLIGPAFADSALAALGDRLHRAEPFGMGRDRHAALPAACKVEAAEADLIPIVVVGAHLSGMPLNHQLTDGGGVHVKTCHTAPGYRLYALPGTMPPKPGLVRDPAYHGGGLEVEVWALPPAAFGVFVSAIPAPLGVGKITLDDGSAVSGFLCEPYAVKGARDITDLGGWRAYVTDSAPIDSSADA is encoded by the coding sequence ATGCTTCCGACCATTCTCGACATCGCCACGCTTCAGGCGGGCTACCGCTCAGGCGCCTTTTCGCCGCTCGATGTCGCAGAGGCCGTGATCGCCCGCCTGGCCGCCTGGCCGGATACGGCCGTCTGGATCAACCGCTTTTCCGACGGCGCCATCCGCGACGCCGCACGCGCTCTCATGGAATCCGGTCGGCCGGACGAGGCGAAACCGCTCTGGGGCATCCCCTTCGCGGTCAAGGACAACGTCGATTGCGCCGGACTGCCGACCACCGCCGCCTGCCCCGCTTTCGCTTATGATGTCGACGAGGACGCCTATGTCGTGGCCCGACTGAAGGCGGCCGGCGCACTTCTGATCGGCAAGACCAATCTCGACCAGTTCGCCACAGGCCTGAATGGTACGCGCTCGCCCTACGGCGCGCCGCGTTCGGTCTTCGACGACCGCTACATCTCCGGCGGTTCGTCGTCCGGCTCGGCCGTCGCCGTGGCCTCGGGCCAGGTCGCCTTCGCGCTCGGCACCGATACGGCCGGCTCGGGCCGCATTCCGGCGGCTTTCAACAATCTGGTCGGCGTCAAGCCGACGCGCGGCCTGCTCTCCACCTTCGGTCTCGTCCCCGCCTGCCGCAGCCTGGACTGCATCACCGTACTGGCAACGACGGTCGGCGATGCCGATCTCGTGCGTCGGGTCGCCGAGGGCTTCGACCCGGCCGATCCCTATTCGCGGCCGATGCAGCCGGCCCCCCTCCCCGCCAGCTTCCGCTTCGGCGTGCTTGCCGGCACCGAGCGAGAATTCTTCGGCGATACCGACGTCGAGCGGCTCTACGACCAGGCTATCCGCCGGCTGGAAGACCTCGGCGGCACGGCGGTGGCGATCGACTACGCGCCCTTCCGCGAATGCGCCCTGCTGCTTTATGGCGGCCCCTGGGTTGCGGAACGCCTCGCGGCGATCGAGAGCTTCGTCGGCGAACATGCCGACGACATGGACCCGACCGTACGCGGCATCGTCGAAGGCGCGCGAAAATATTCCGCCGTCGACGCTTTCCGCGGCCAGTACGAACTGGAGGAACTGCGCCAGCGCACGGATCGCGAATGGGCGAAGATGGATGTGATGCTGCTGCCAACGGCGCCGACCATCTACACCGTCGACGCGATGCGTGCCGACCCTGTGACGCTCAATTCCAATCTCGGCCGCTACACCAATTTCGTGAACCTGCTCGACTGCTCGGCCATCGCCGTTCCGGCCGGCTTCCGCGAGGACGGCATGCCGGGCGGCGTTACGCTGATCGGTCCGGCCTTTGCCGATTCAGCGCTGGCCGCGCTCGGCGACCGGCTGCACCGCGCCGAACCTTTCGGCATGGGCCGCGACCGCCACGCCGCGCTGCCGGCGGCCTGTAAGGTCGAGGCAGCAGAAGCTGATCTGATACCGATTGTGGTCGTCGGCGCGCATCTTTCCGGCATGCCGCTCAATCACCAGCTCACAGATGGCGGCGGCGTGCATGTGAAGACCTGCCACACAGCGCCGGGTTACCGGCTCTATGCGCTTCCCGGCACCATGCCGCCAAAGCCCGGCCTCGTCCGCGACCCCGCCTACCATGGCGGAGGGCTGGAGGTGGAGGTCTGGGCGCTGCCGCCCGCCGCTTTCGGCGTTTTCGTCAGCGCGATTCCCGCGCCGCTCGGCGTCGGCAAGATCACGCTCGACGATGGTAGCGCCGTCTCCGGCTTTCTGTGCGAGCCCTATGCGGTGAAGGGCGCGCGGGACATCACCGACCTTGGTGGCTGGCGCGCCTATGTGACCGACAGCGCCCCGATCGACAGCTCCGCCGACGCCTGA